In Fibrobacter sp. UWH6, the genomic stretch GAACCGCCATACCCAAAGCAAAGATTTTCACACTTCAGCAATTCCGCCATCAGCGCCCCCTCCCACCACGGATAATCACCCACAGCACCACGGGAACGCCCACCAGGCTAAGAACCGCATTCAAGGGCAAAGTCATGAAGAGGCTTGCGGCCAGGCAAAGCACAGCACCGCACAAGGCCGCCCCAGGAATCAGCACGCGATGGTTGCTGATTTTGAACAACATAAAAGCCAGGTGAGGAACCGCGATTCCAACGAAAGCCACCGGGCCGCAAAAAGCCGTGGCCGATGCCGCCAGGATGGAAGTTCCCAGCAGAACAAGACCGCGGCCCAAACGTACATTCACACCCAGACCTCGGGCAAAATCATCCCCCAGGCGCACGGCATTCAAGTACCGCATGGCACACACCACCAGCCCAAGTCCAACCGCCACCGCAGCCGCAAAAATCCAGACCCCGTCATAAGTTAGACGTCCAAAACTTCCCATGCCCCAGCTCACGTAAACCCGCAAGGATTCCGCATCGCTATTCACGATCAAGAGGCTAATCACGGCGTCGATGAAGTACCCTACCAGCAGCCCCACCACAAGGAGCACCGTGGAATTTCTAAAGCGGGTAGACACCGCCATCACCAGGAACGTCACACCGAGAGCGCCCACCGCCGCAGCCCCCAGCACGCCAAAGTGTCCAAAGCTAAGACCCGCCAACAGTGAAAGGGCAACACCCAGACTAGCCCCGCTGCTAATACCCAGCACAAAAGGTCCCGCCAGCGGGTTACGGAATAAGGTCTGCAAAGCCAGGCCCGAAACCGCCAACGCCACACCAGACAGAACCGCCGCCACCAGTCGAGGGAAGCGGATTTCCCAGAAAATCTGGGCAGCCATATTCTGGTAGGGAACGTTCCTGAACCCCAGGTCCGACCAGCTGATGGAAGTTGAACCGGCGGTCAAGGTCAGGGCCGCAAAAAACAGAAAGAGCAGTGTTAGCACTACAAAGCCAACAACTGCTCTAGAAATTTTCGAAGAATTTCGGCTCATGGCGCTTGGCCCCAAACCGCAATTACTTTTTCTTCTTGCTGTTTTCGTATTCGCGCTTCATTTCGGCAGAGCCCTTTTCGTCGCGATTATAAACTTCGGGAGGAACGTTATCAAAGCCCTGCAGAGCGTTGAGCCAGTTATCGTTCAGGTCACGGAATTCCAGCTTGTTCAGGTTGTATTCAAGAGCACCATCGGTAATATCGAAGGTGATAAAGTCCCAACGGACCACCTTACGGTCGCTGAACACTTCGCGGCTGACCAGAGAACGGTCAGAATCAAAGCGGTAGCGGGCCTTGAACACATATTCACCAGTCATCTGATAACGACCGGAATCGGAATAAGTACGGGTAACACCGATCAAGGTATCGTTCATGCAGAAACGGAGTTCAGCATCGCGGAAGGCATGACCGTGAGCCACAATGGGAGTGCGCCACACGCCCACCAGCTTTTCCTTCATGGACTTCTGGAGAACGGTATCGATGTTCCAGTGGTCGAAGTTCTTTTTGTCGTACTTGGCGCGCTGGACGTACTTGCCTTCCTTGATCAGTCTGCGAACGCTATCGGCCTGAACCTTAGCGAGGCTATCAGAGTTACGGGGACCGACGGAGGGAACAGCATGATTCATGGAATCCAGTTTTGCCTGGATCATTTCATCAAGA encodes the following:
- a CDS encoding iron ABC transporter permease, which produces MSRNSSKISRAVVGFVVLTLLFLFFAALTLTAGSTSISWSDLGFRNVPYQNMAAQIFWEIRFPRLVAAVLSGVALAVSGLALQTLFRNPLAGPFVLGISSGASLGVALSLLAGLSFGHFGVLGAAAVGALGVTFLVMAVSTRFRNSTVLLVVGLLVGYFIDAVISLLIVNSDAESLRVYVSWGMGSFGRLTYDGVWIFAAAVAVGLGLVVCAMRYLNAVRLGDDFARGLGVNVRLGRGLVLLGTSILAASATAFCGPVAFVGIAVPHLAFMLFKISNHRVLIPGAALCGAVLCLAASLFMTLPLNAVLSLVGVPVVLWVIIRGGRGR